One part of the Lycium ferocissimum isolate CSIRO_LF1 chromosome 8, AGI_CSIRO_Lferr_CH_V1, whole genome shotgun sequence genome encodes these proteins:
- the LOC132068065 gene encoding uncharacterized protein LOC132068065, which produces MTVARKTGKIESLKKFEANGTMVSAKPVMVPQIEEKMMVMLNETRRKLGSFQICALCTCCGGDKGYCLPTSCCYAINCNIPNRPFGFCAFTPKTCNCLGCHL; this is translated from the exons ATGACAGTAGCAAGAAAAACTGGAAAGATTGAATCTTTAAAGAAATTTGAG GCAAATGGAACTATGGTGTCAGCAAAGCCAGTAATGGTGCCACAAATTGAGGAAAAGATGATGGTGATGCTAAATGAGACTAGGAGAAAACTTGGCAGCTTTCAGATTTGTGCACTTTGCACTTGCTGTGGTGGGGATAAAGGATACTGCTTGCCCACTTCTTGTTGCTATGCCATCAATTGTAATATACCAAACAGGCCTTTTGGTTTCTGTGCTTTCACTCCTAAAACTTGTAATTGTCTTGGATGCCATCTCTAA
- the LOC132068066 gene encoding probable methylenetetrahydrofolate reductase (NADH), translating to MKVIEKIQESAKTDRVVFSFEFFPPKTEDGVDNLFERMERMVSHNPSFCDITWGAGGSTADLTLEIANRMQNMVCVETMMHLTCTNMPVEKIDHALETIKSKGIQNVLALRGDPPHGQDKFVQVEGGFACALDLVKHMRAKYGDYFGITVAGYPEAHPDVIPANGLATPEAYENDLAYLKKKVDAGADLIVTQLFYDTDNFLKFVNDCRQIGITCPIVPGIMPINNYKGFLRMTGFCKTKIPAEIMAALEPIKDNEEAVKAYGIHLGTEMCKKIMASGIKTLHLYTLNMEKSALAILMNLGLIEESKISRPLPWRRPTNVFRVKEDVRPIFWANRPKSYISRTIGWDEYPHGRWGNAQNPSYGALSDYQFMRARSRDKKLQEEWTVALNSVEDIYERFMNYCLGKLRSCPWSELDGLQEETKIIDEHLGNINTKGFLTINSQPAVNGAKSDAPLVGWGGPGGYVYQKAYLEFFCSPEKLNAVVAKCKAFPFLTYMAVNKEGNWISNANQTDVNAVTWGVFPAKEIVQPTVVDPASFMVWKDEAIEIWSRGWAQLYPENDPSRKLLEQVQNSYYLVSLVDNDYINGDLFAIFKDI from the exons atgaaggtcattgagaaaattcaagaatctgCTAAAACAGACAGAGTAGTTTTCTCATTTGAGTTCTTTCCACCAAAAACTGAAGATGGTGTTGACAATTTATTTGAAAGAATGGAAAGAATGGTGTCACATAATCCATCTTTTTGTGATATTACATGGGGTGCTGGTGGTTCCACAGCAGATCTAACACTTGAAATTGCTAATAGAATGCAAAATATGGTTTGTGTTGAAACAATGATGCATTTGACTTGTACTAATATGCCTGTTGAGAAAATTGATCATGCCCTTGAAACTATTAAGTCTAAGGGGATACAAAATGTTCTTGCTCTTCGTGGTGATCCACCTCATGGTCAAGATAAGTTTGTTCAAGTTGAAGGTGGTTTTGCCTGTGCCTTAGATCTG GTAAAGCACATGCGGGCCAAGTATGGTGACTACTTTGGGATAACTGTTGCGGGTTACCCAG AGGCACATCCTGATGTTATACCTGCTAATGGACTAGCTACACCAGAGGCATACGAAAACGACCTTGCCTATCTCAAAAAAAAG GTTGATGCTGGAGCTGATCTCATTGTAACTCAACTCTTCTACGATACTGATAATTTCCTCAAGTTTGTCAATGATTGCCGTCAAATTGGGATAACTTGTCCCATTGTTCCCGGAATCATGCCCATCAACAATTATAAGGGCTTCTTGCGCATGACTGGATTTTGCAAAACTAAG ATCCCGGCAGAGATTATGGCTGCCTTGGAACCTATTAAGGATAACGAAGAGGCTGTCAAAGCATATGGAATTCACCTTGGAACTGAAATGTGCAAGAAGATTATGGCCAGCGGCATTAAGACTTTGCATCTTTATACATTAAATATGGAGAAATCAGCACTCGCCATTTTGATG AATCTTGGATTGATAGAAGAGTCCAAAATTTCAAGGCCGTTACCTTGGAGACGTCCTACAAATGTTTTCCGTGTTAAAGAAGATGTCCGTCCTATATTCTG GGCCAACCGTCCAAAGAGCTACATCTCAAGGACCATTGGTTGGGATGAGTATCCACATGGCCGATGGGGCAACGCTCAAAATCCATCATATGGAGCACTTAGTGATTATCAG TTCATGCGGGCACGTTCACGTGataagaaacttcaagaggAATGGACTGTTGCTCTCAATAGTGTGGAAGACATCTATGAG AGATTTATGAACTACTGTCTCGGGAAGCTGAGAAGTTGTCCTTGGTCCGAGTTAGATGGGCTTCAGGAAGAGACAAAGATCATCGATGAACACTTGGGTAATATAAACACGAAAGGTTTCTTAACTATTAACAGCCAACCAGCAGTTAATGGTGCAAAATCTGATGCTCCTTTAGTCG GATGGGGTGGTCCTGGTGGATATGTTTATCAGAAGGCATACTTGGAGTTCTTTTGCTCGCCTGAGAAGTTGAATGCTGTTGTTGCAAAATGCAAGGCTTTCCCCTTCCTTACCTACATGGCTGTGAACAAGGAAGGAAACTGGATTTCCAACGCCAACCAAACCGACGTCAATGCAGTGACATGGGGCGTCTTCCCAGCTAAGGAGATTGTTCAACCAACCGTCGTTGATCCTGCCAGCTTCATGGTATGGAAGGATGAGGCAATTGAAATCTGGTCAAGAGGTTGGGCTCAATTGTACCCAGAGAACGATCCATCAAGGAAATTGCTCGAACAA GTTCAAAACAGTTACTACTTGGTCAGCCTTGTTGATAACGATTACATCAATGGAGATTTGTTTGCCATCTTCAAGGATATTTGA
- the LOC132068067 gene encoding L-ascorbate oxidase homolog, protein MDKQILSFVLLLLFSCLVTVHGEDPYLTFEWNVTYGTISPLGVPQQVILINGQLPGPKINCTSNNNIVVNVFNQLDEPFLITWKGIQQRKNSWQDGTPGTNCPIPPGKNFTYHFQVKDQIGSYYYHPTTALHRSVGGYGPINIHSRALIPVPFDAPAEEFNVLVSDWYTKSHKTLRGLLDTGRSLGRPEGIVINGKSGKGDGKDEPMFSMDSQKTYRFRFCNVGMKDTINVRIQGHTMKLVEMEGSHTVQNLYEMLDVHLGQCLSVLVTADQDPKDYFIVASSRFTKEPRVATATIRYTNGKAPASPDLGDAPEGWEWSLNQFNSFRWNLTASAARPNPQGSYHYGQINITRTIRLVSTAGIVDGKRRYAINGVSHVDPETPIKLAQYYGVEDKVFKYDLLQDGYIPPTGNEKITVAPNVVNATYRNFVEIILENHEKSVQSWHLDGYNFFAVAIQPGRWKPEMRQNTYNLLDAVSRSTIQVYPNSWAAIMTTLDNAGLWNLRSNVLEKQYLGHQLYFSVLSSTRSLKDEYNMPDNDVLCGVIKDLPLPKPYSI, encoded by the exons ATGGATAAACAAATACTaagttttgttcttcttttgctATTTTCATGTTTGGTCACGGTACATGGAGAGGATCCTTACCTGACTTTCGAATGGAATGTCACTTATGGTACTATTTCTCCACTTGGCGTGCCTCAACAAGTCATTTTAATCAATGGTCAATTGCCTGGACCTAAAATCAATTGCACATCAAACAACAACATAGTTGTCAATGTATTCAACCAATTGGATGAACCATTCCTTATAACATGGAAAGGTATCCAACAAAGGAAGAATTCTTGGCAAGATGGTACCCCTGGCACGAATTGTCCAATCCCTCCTGGAAAAAATTTCACGTATCATTTCCAGGTCAAGGACCAGATAGGTAGCTATTACTACCACCCCACCACCGCGTTACACAGGTCAGTTGGTGGCTATGGTCCTATAAATATCCATAGTCGTGCTTTGATCCCTGTCCCATTTGATGCCCCCGCGGAAGAATTCAACGTTCTTGTGAGTGATTGGTACACAAAAAGTCACAAAACGTTGAGAGGCCTTTTAGACACCGGGCGTTCACTTGGAAGGCCAGAAGGGATAGTTATTAATGGTAAAAGTGGCAAAGGTGATGGCAAGGACGAGCCTATGTTTTCAATGGACTCACAAAAGACGTATAGGTTTAGGTTTTGCAATGTTGGCATGAAGGATACTATCAATGTTAGAATCCAAGGCCATACGATGAAACTTGTTGAGATGGAAGGATCTCATACAGTTCAAAACTTGTATGAAATGTTGGATGTTCACTTGGGACAATGCTTATCCGTCTTGGTGACTGCTGATCAAGACCCCAAGGACTATTTCATTGTGGCTTCTTCACGCTTTACCAAGGAACCCCGTGTCGCCACCGCCACCATCCGTTATACCAACG GTAAAGCCCCCGCCTCACCAGATTTGGGAGACGCCCCGGAAGGTTGGGAATGGTCTCTCAACCAATTCAACTCATTCCGTTGGAATTTGACCGCGAGTGCAGCTAGACCTAACCCACAAGGTAGTTACCACTACGGGCAAATCAACATCACGCGGACGATCAGGTTGGTGAGCACTGCTGGCATTGTTGACGGGAAGCGTAGGTACGCCATCAACGGCGTCTCACACGTGGACCCCGAGACGCCGATTAAGTTGGCTCAATACTATGGTGTTGAGGACAAGGTGTTCAAATATGACCTACTTCAGGATGGGTATATACCACCAACTGGTAATGAAAAAATCACAGTTGCACCAAATGTGGTTAATGCTACATACCGCAATTTTGTGGAAATCATACTTGAGAACCATGAGAAGAGTGTTCAATCTTGGCACTTGGATGGATACAACTTCTTTGCTGTTGC GATTCAACCTGGGAGGTGGAAACCAGAGATGAGGCAAAACACCTACAACTTACTTGATGCAGTGAGTAGGAGCACAATCCAAGTGTACCCAAACTCATGGGCTGCAATTATGACAACTCTTGACAATGCTGGACTTTGGAATTTAAGGTCCAATGTACTAGAGAAACAATATTTGGGCCACCAACTTTACTTTAGTGTTCTATCCTCAACTAGATCTTTGAAAGATGAGTACAACATGCCTGATAATGATGTCTTGTGTGGTGTCATCAAGGATTTGCCTCTTCCAAAACCTTACTCCATATAA
- the LOC132068068 gene encoding 2-alkenal reductase (NADP(+)-dependent) isoform X2: MEEKAGKEVEQLLGTTVENKQVIFKGYIEGIPKETDMELKIGKTMNLEKVSKGSNGLLVKNLYLSCDPFMRGRMRDFTGSYIPPFTPGEVIEGFGVSKVLDSDNPDFKPGDIISGFTGWEEYSLIYKTEQLRKIQVDDMPLSYHVGLLGFTAYAGFYEVCAPKRGDYVFVSAASGAVGQLVGQLAKLHGCYVVGSAGTKQKVDILKDKLGFDGAFNYKEEVDLDKALKRHFPEGIDIYFDNVGGSMLDAALLNMRIHGRIAICGMVSQQSLSNPQGIHNLFMLITKRVKMQGFLQSDYLHLFPRFLEDVTSLFKQGKITYLEDMNEGLESGPSAFVGLFSGQNIGKQVIRVAHH, encoded by the exons ATGGAGGAAAAAGCAGGAAAAGAAGTGGAGCAGCTACTAGGGACGACAGTGGAGAATAAACAAGTAATATTCAAAGGGTACATTGAAGGAATTCCAAAAGAAACTGATATGGagttgaaaattggaaaaacaATGAATCTTGAAAAAGTATCAAAAGGATCAAATGGGTTATTGGTGAAGAACTTGTATTTATCTTGTGACCCTTTTATGCGTGGCCGAATGCGCGATTTCACTGGATCTTACATCCCTCCTTTCACTCCTGGAGAG GTAATTGAAGGATTTGGCGTCTCCAAAGTTTTAGACTCAGATAATCCAGACTTCAAGCCAGGTGATATAATCTCAGGTTTCACTGGTTGGGAAGAATACAGCTTAATATACAAAACCGAGCAGCTGAGAAAAATTCAGGTGGATGATATGCCTCTATCGTATCATGTCGGTCTTCTTG GTTTTACAGCTTATGCTGGATTTTACGAGGTTTGCGCACCTAAAAGAGGGGATTATGTTTTCGTCTCTGCTGCCTCGGGAGCAGTTGGCCAGCTTGTTGGCCAACTTGCGAAGTTACACGGATGCTATGTTGTAGGAAGTGCCGGGACAAAACAAAAA GTTGACATATTAAAGGATAAGCTTGGATTTGATGGAGCATTCAACTACAAGGAAGAAGTAGACCTTGATAAAGCTCTCAAAAG ACATTTTCCCGAGGGCATCGACATATACTTTGACAACGTCGGTGGATCCATGCTAGATGCAGCATTGCTCAACATGAGGATTCATGGCCGAATCGCCATTTGCGGAATGGTATCTCAGCAAAGCCTTTCTAATCCACAAGGGATACACAACTTGTTTATGCTCATCACGAAGCGAGTTAAGATGCAGGGCTTTCTCCAGAGCGATTATCTACATTTATTCCCGCGATTTCTTGAAGACGTTACTAGTTTGTTCAAGCAGGGAAAGATTACGTATTTAGAAGATATGAACGAAGGCCTCGAGAGTGGTCCGTCTGCTTTTGTTGGACTGTTTTCTGGACAAAACATTGGTAAACAGGTCATCCGTGTCGCCCACCATTGA
- the LOC132068068 gene encoding 2-alkenal reductase (NADP(+)-dependent) isoform X1: MEEKAGKEVEQLLGTTVENKQVIFKGYIEGIPKETDMELKIGKTMNLEKVSKGSNGLLVKNLYLSCDPFMRGRMRDFTGSYIPPFTPGEVIEGFGVSKVLDSDNPDFKPGDIISGFTGWEEYSLIYKTEQLRKIQVDDMPLSYHVGLLGMPGFTAYAGFYEVCAPKRGDYVFVSAASGAVGQLVGQLAKLHGCYVVGSAGTKQKVDILKDKLGFDGAFNYKEEVDLDKALKRHFPEGIDIYFDNVGGSMLDAALLNMRIHGRIAICGMVSQQSLSNPQGIHNLFMLITKRVKMQGFLQSDYLHLFPRFLEDVTSLFKQGKITYLEDMNEGLESGPSAFVGLFSGQNIGKQVIRVAHH, from the exons ATGGAGGAAAAAGCAGGAAAAGAAGTGGAGCAGCTACTAGGGACGACAGTGGAGAATAAACAAGTAATATTCAAAGGGTACATTGAAGGAATTCCAAAAGAAACTGATATGGagttgaaaattggaaaaacaATGAATCTTGAAAAAGTATCAAAAGGATCAAATGGGTTATTGGTGAAGAACTTGTATTTATCTTGTGACCCTTTTATGCGTGGCCGAATGCGCGATTTCACTGGATCTTACATCCCTCCTTTCACTCCTGGAGAG GTAATTGAAGGATTTGGCGTCTCCAAAGTTTTAGACTCAGATAATCCAGACTTCAAGCCAGGTGATATAATCTCAGGTTTCACTGGTTGGGAAGAATACAGCTTAATATACAAAACCGAGCAGCTGAGAAAAATTCAGGTGGATGATATGCCTCTATCGTATCATGTCGGTCTTCTTG GCATGCCAGGTTTTACAGCTTATGCTGGATTTTACGAGGTTTGCGCACCTAAAAGAGGGGATTATGTTTTCGTCTCTGCTGCCTCGGGAGCAGTTGGCCAGCTTGTTGGCCAACTTGCGAAGTTACACGGATGCTATGTTGTAGGAAGTGCCGGGACAAAACAAAAA GTTGACATATTAAAGGATAAGCTTGGATTTGATGGAGCATTCAACTACAAGGAAGAAGTAGACCTTGATAAAGCTCTCAAAAG ACATTTTCCCGAGGGCATCGACATATACTTTGACAACGTCGGTGGATCCATGCTAGATGCAGCATTGCTCAACATGAGGATTCATGGCCGAATCGCCATTTGCGGAATGGTATCTCAGCAAAGCCTTTCTAATCCACAAGGGATACACAACTTGTTTATGCTCATCACGAAGCGAGTTAAGATGCAGGGCTTTCTCCAGAGCGATTATCTACATTTATTCCCGCGATTTCTTGAAGACGTTACTAGTTTGTTCAAGCAGGGAAAGATTACGTATTTAGAAGATATGAACGAAGGCCTCGAGAGTGGTCCGTCTGCTTTTGTTGGACTGTTTTCTGGACAAAACATTGGTAAACAGGTCATCCGTGTCGCCCACCATTGA